GGTGTGGTCATCTGTCAGTTTGTCGAGCATGGGAATTATTGGTTACACTTACAGGTCTAGGTCGGTATGCAGGCTCGTTTGTTAGgcgatgatgggtggtgaggggcaAAATGGGTACAGCGGGAGGGTCAAactgtccaccaccacttgcCAAGCTGACAAACCTCCTGCTTTGTGTTACGCAGCGCGAGCGGGAGGTGGAAATAGCTCGGTGTTGTGAGGAGGGACGGTGGGATTATTCTTCAAAATCACCCGAGCTGAGACCTGCCACAGAAGTAGCTACACACCGCTTTGGCCGGTAGAAATATACATAATCAATTCTTCCCTGTCTATAAAAGAGGATATAATTCAGGGTCTGTACCGAAAGCAAAAGGACCTTTCAGCTCTAGACCAAGCTTGTTCCCAACCTCCTAAACGGGGCGGCTGGCCAATGTAGTCTCGATCGCATGCCGAGAAGGCAAGTTGCAGATGATGGAGGCACTGCAGCGTTGCATTTACCAAGCACAAGAGATGTActatgtatgtatgtacacAGACGGCGGCCGGCGGGCATCCATTCAAGTCCCCCGCATCAAGTGGGAGTGTGATGTGAGGTGGGTGTtaggagagaaaagagaaaaaacacGCCACCAGTTCACCTAATTTGGATggaagaaagggaggggagggggggggggggtggagggcagAGAATGGGATTTGAGGGGATTCCCAGTGACAACTGACATGAATAGTGCCGTCTGAGGAACAAAAGTCAAAACGGTTTGGCAGCAAGTCCACAAGTCACACGATCTCAGCAGATGGCCCCAAACCTACATGTCACTGGCGCCGGGCCCCACCACGAACGGGTGGAgtggggttgtttttttttttgagttGCTGGTTGcccagtggtggtggagacgaAGGATTTCAGGTGCCGTTTCTCAAAATTGAGATATTGATTCTCATCCACTGCGCCGGGAACCACTCACAAGACAATCAAAACAAGGCTCGGGATCTCTTCGTTAGTGGCGTGTTCCTGAACATAATCCTCTCTCAAAAACGAGGAACGAGGCTCGGCCAGAATCGGTAGACACAGAGAGGAAAAAACGGCCATCGGATCCTGCCGCTTCCCCAGACTCGGGGAACACAGCTTTTGCAAGAAAGACATGCACTCGGATGAGGGAGGGCCAGAAGCGCCCACAGACACAGATACCACGCCGATCAACAAAGACCCCGCCACGGTCACAGCCATCCTTGATGAGAGAGACACCGCTCATGATGCAAGTCAGGACGGGACTAGTGCTGCCACTGCCACTGCTGTCAGACTCACATCACCTGGTATGTTTTTGTCTCTTgatccttttcttcttcttgttcttctacTCTGATCAAcatccctctcaaccctcccTTGCTATTCCTACACTACACTGTCTTATCCCCCCACAAGTCAATGCGCAGATCGCTAATGTGAGCTTTGTTGTGCCTGCCTCCAGACTTGGGCGGACCAGGCCTTCTTGGCTCAGGAATCATACCACTTTCAGCGCCTGTCACCCCGCACTCTCAGCACCCCCCCGGCCAGCGTCAACTgcccccagcacccccaaTCTATTATAAAGTCACTCCGGCCCCGTCACCGTCGCGTGAGGCCAACGGTGGCGACCACGACTCGTCTGTGAACTAccctcccaacaacaaccacacaccAAAAGCTATGATTTTCTCAGACCTCTACAAGTCACCGAGGTCGCCCTTCAGCAAGCTCCGCAACTCCctgcctcaccaccccccgccgccctcaGATATCGATGCCGACCTCGTcagcaaggacaaggccaagcaAAAAGAGGCCGTGAAGCGGTACCTCGCCGAGAGGGTCAAAAACGACTGGGAGTTCACGTGGCCGCCCGtgacaccatcatcaccaccaccaccagtcatCCCGGTAAActcaccgccaacccccgCTGAATCGGAGCAGTCGACCGTTGTCAACGGAGACGCTCCACTGCCACCGGCAACCGGacccacatcaacaacatcagccgAGCATGTGCTTCCGCCAAGCACCGGTGAAGCCATATCAGCGCCCCAAACGGGGACCGAgaatgacgatgaggacgatgCAAACAGGGAttcgggagaggaggcagacTCGGAATCGGAGAACGAATCTGTCTACAGCACGATATCCGAGGATTTGGCCCATTTCCAGCCAAGAACCGAGTGGACATCTGATCTTTCGGATGACGATGGGTTGCAACCCGTCCCATCACCCTTCCGGTTCAACAGCCCCGACGATGTCGGCACCGCCGTACGCACCTCGATGGGATCAAAACGCactcggaggaggagagccgTGAGAGAAGAGGCATCCTGGAATCCAGGTCTCGCATGCTTCGAAGCCCGCCGTGACGCTTGGACAGGTGCCCGGACCGTCCGCGTGAAGCCGAAACCGGCACCCCCCACTTCGCCGTCTACCGGCCGCCGACTTTCGTTCTGGAGACTTCATCGCACCGAGTCATCCAGCTCTCAGCACTCTACTCCGGGCTCGGCGCCACCCCAAgcctcccccatcaacccaaccGAAACCCGCACCTCGCACCAATCCGACATCTCGgccatcacccctcccctctccgAATCCGACTCGGCCAAAGAGCAGCCTATTCAGCAGACCACATCCCACGAGTCCAACACGGTCTATCCAGTCGAAACACTCATTCCCGTTCCAGCTCCGTTACTCCCGCCACAAAACCCCATGCGCGCGTCCATCACCCCGTCCATGTACTCTTCTCTCTACGATAAACTCGTCGTCCAAGGCCTCCAACCAGCCTGCCCGGTAAATCTGTCAGATATGATCCGCGCCTGCGTCGTGGGCTGGAAACGCGACGGCGAATGGCCACCACGATCCAACTACACGGCTCCATTTCCTGTTCCTGTAGCCGCCACCACGGCCGAACTCGTTGCCATGCGTCAGAGAAAGGcgcagcaacaacaaaagatTAATGCCGCCAGGAAGGCCGCCGCGAGTACTTCTCCACCGgtgtcctcctcgcctgggtcgacggtgaggaggatgagctttGGGTTCCTGGGGAAAACCACCACGCATGAGGAGCATAAAGATAATAGCCATAGTGATGAGACGGGGAGCGGAAAGGCGCTGTTTAGGAGGAGTCTGCAGAGGGTGTTAAGTTTGGGACAGCATGGGCATGGGCATCCGGTGGGGAGCCCGCcgcagagggaggtgatgggggctGCCTTGGGGGCTGCTATGACTTAGGGATGGATAGGAGGGTGACGTATATGAGGTCGTATGTTTCTTGAACTCTTTTAGCGATTGGACATGGGAAGCTAGGGggatgataatgatgatgttgatggtggtggtggtggtggtgtttttcCAAAGGCAAAGGGCATAGTTTGATATTGGTACTGATGATACCGTGATACCCCCGATCTTTttgttctctttttttttggcgttGTTTTGAGATGTATAGTTAGGGTAATGATGGGCATTGCTACGGATTATGCTGTTTGTCTGTTGGGGAATCCACTACTTTGGCGTTGTTACTCTCTTGCCCCCGGTGCGGAACTTTTTCCATGTCAACGGTCAAAATGAAGCCCGcttcagtcatcaaacataTACCTTTGAGTAAACTCACAGGGTAAACCCACGTTTCAAACTGatccgtcaccaccacctctttttcctcctccttcctctttccccccattctcaaccctcacccgATTCGCACTTGtactcccctccttcctccaccacccctccccccgcttCTCATCCCCCCATAAAGGCGTCCTGTCAAGACTGAACTGGACGACTTCCGGTCTGGCGTAGTGACCGTTGCTGTCGATCCAGACCTTGACGGTTTTGAGGTCTGAGAGGTCGATCTCGGCTTTGACGAGGACATCACCCGATTTGCCGCCTTCCACTGGGGCCGCGAGGAGGGAGCAAAAGGGGTGAATGATGGAGGACCAGCCGCCGCCTGGCTTGACGAAGGATTGGGGGCCGAGGTTGGCGGCCATCCAGTCGAGGCAGGTCTGATCGACGTAGTTCGAAGCCACCAAGACAAACACTTGGGCGGTTAGGGCGTGGGTTTTGGCTAGGGCTTCGATTTGGGCGTCGGCGGTTGATTCGAAgccggagagggtggagagggcgggcCAGGCGGCGATGTGGATGTGCTTGATCCAACACACTAGGTTAGCATTGAGTtggatcttttttttttttttgtttttgttttcctagttgggggaggggtggggggggggggggaggatacCTGGTTTTGGGCTATGAGGGCCTGGCGGGCACCGTTCATGGTGTTTTCCCAGCAGGCCAAACCGCCGACGTTAAACCCACCCACTGCGGCAAGGGGTTTTACGTCGAGGGTTGCGCCGCCGCCCTGAGCCCAGACCATCCTCTCAACATAGGTGGGCTGCAGCTTCCGATGGACAGACACAATCTCCCCGTCGGAATCCATCATGACCTGCGAGTTGAAGAGGGTATACCCACCCTCCATCCGCTCCGACACTCCTAGGCTGATCCCCACGTTGTTTTCTTTGCAGGCTTGGGCCACGGCGGCTAGGTCGGATGATACGACGACTGATTCTTCTGCGTATCTCGCCAGAGCTGGAGATGTGTCAGTAatgggaggtggaaaagggagcggggggagggggagggggggggggtgacaAACCAGGAGCTTGCGTAATAGGGGGGTAGCACTCAATAAAATAGGGGTATCCAGGGACAAACGTCTCGGGAAAGGCCAAGAACCTGACTTGCTCAGAGGCAGCTTGCTCAATAAGACTGATCACTTTGGCCAAGGTGGCGGATTTGTTCATAAAGATTGGGGAGGCGTGGACGGCTGCTACTTTGAACTTTGTTTCCGAGGGCGCCATTTTGGATGCTGGTTTTCTTGAATGCAGTGAAGCGAAATAGGGGGTTGGATACGGTAATGTGGACGTCTTGTGTCACAAGTAAATATATGACGAACTTTGTTTATGAACTATACGCTCTCGCTCACTCAGTCAGAACGTGGGCTGGTAAAAAGAACAAGGCCCAAAAGATAACAGCAGTGGGGTAAAAACCTGGAGAAA
The window above is part of the Podospora bellae-mahoneyi strain CBS 112042 chromosome 3, whole genome shotgun sequence genome. Proteins encoded here:
- a CDS encoding hypothetical protein (COG:S; EggNog:ENOG503P3VG) codes for the protein MHSDEGGPEAPTDTDTTPINKDPATVTAILDERDTAHDASQDGTSAATATAVRLTSPDLGGPGLLGSGIIPLSAPVTPHSQHPPGQRQLPPAPPIYYKVTPAPSPSREANGGDHDSSVNYPPNNNHTPKAMIFSDLYKSPRSPFSKLRNSLPHHPPPPSDIDADLVSKDKAKQKEAVKRYLAERVKNDWEFTWPPVTPSSPPPPVIPVNSPPTPAESEQSTVVNGDAPLPPATGPTSTTSAEHVLPPSTGEAISAPQTGTENDDEDDANRDSGEEADSESENESVYSTISEDLAHFQPRTEWTSDLSDDDGLQPVPSPFRFNSPDDVGTAVRTSMGSKRTRRRRAVREEASWNPGLACFEARRDAWTGARTVRVKPKPAPPTSPSTGRRLSFWRLHRTESSSSQHSTPGSAPPQASPINPTETRTSHQSDISAITPPLSESDSAKEQPIQQTTSHESNTVYPVETLIPVPAPLLPPQNPMRASITPSMYSSLYDKLVVQGLQPACPVNLSDMIRACVVGWKRDGEWPPRSNYTAPFPVPVAATTAELVAMRQRKAQQQQKINAARKAAASTSPPVSSSPGSTVRRMSFGFLGKTTTHEEHKDNSHSDETGSGKALFRRSLQRVLSLGQHGHGHPVGSPPQREVMGAALGAAMT
- a CDS encoding hypothetical protein (COG:E; EggNog:ENOG503NX61), producing the protein MAPSETKFKVAAVHASPIFMNKSATLAKVISLIEQAASEQVRFLAFPETFVPGYPYFIECYPPITQAPALARYAEESVVVSSDLAAVAQACKENNVGISLGVSERMEGGYTLFNSQVMMDSDGEIVSVHRKLQPTYVERMVWAQGGGATLDVKPLAAVGGFNVGGLACWENTMNGARQALIAQNQHIHIAAWPALSTLSGFESTADAQIEALAKTHALTAQVFVLVASNYVDQTCLDWMAANLGPQSFVKPGGGWSSIIHPFCSLLAAPVEGGKSGDVLVKAEIDLSDLKTVKVWIDSNGHYARPEVVQFSLDRTPLWGDEKRGEGWWRKEGSTSANRVRVENGGKEEGGGKRGGGDGSV